Sequence from the Desulfovibrio sp. X2 genome:
CAGGCGGTCGCGGCCCGGCTCGTTGCCGAGCACGAAGCCCGAGGGGCCCGCGAGCTGGGCCAAAAAGCCGGTCTTGGAGCCCGGCGCGGCGCACATGTCCAGCACCTGGGCCCCTTCCCGCGGCGCCAGCATGAGCGGCGGCAGCATGGAGGAGCGGTCCTGGATGTAGAGGTAGCCGAAGCGCGCGGCCTGCGACTCGCCCAGCGCGAAGGGCTCGGCAGTGAGCACCCGGCAGAGCGGATGGAAGGGCTCGGGCGTGAAGGCGAAGCCCTCGGCCGCGAGCCAGGCCTCCACGGCCGCGACCTCGCGCGGGGCGCAGACCAGGCGGAAGGAGCGCAGGCGGGGGCTCACGCCCGGCCCCCGGAACCCTCAGGGGACCATGTGGTGCGCGCCTTTGCGGGCTTTGCCTTTTGCGGGTGATTCATGTAGGCACCAGTGCTTGACGGATTTGCCAAAAAAGACAGGGAAGCCACGCATCTCATTCAGGAGGAGATCCGAATGCGCACACTCGTCGCCGTCCTCGCCGCAGCCGTGCTGGCCGCGGGACTCGCCGTCGCGACCCCGGCGTCCGCCGCCCGGGTCCTGAGCTACGCCAACTTTCCGCCCGCGTCCACCGTGCCCTGCATCCAGATGGAACGCTGGGCCAAGGAGCTCGAGAAGCGCACGAACGGCGCGGTGAGCGTGCAGACCTACCCCGGCGGCACCCTGTTGACGGCCAAGAACATGTTCCGCGGCGTGCAGACCGGGCAGGCCGACATCGGCTGCATCTCCATGTCGTACCAGCCCGGCGCGTTCCCCTTCTCCTTCGCCATGAGCCAGCCGCTCGGCTTCTCCTCCGCCGCGGCGGCCTCGGTCACCCTGTGGCAGATGTACGTGAAGTACCATCCAGAAGAGTTCAAGGACGTCAAGGTCGTCGCCATGTTCACCTCCGCGCCCTCGAACCTCATGGCCAAGGAGCCCATCAAGACCCTGGCGGACCTGAAGGGCATGGAGATCCGCGGCGCGGGCAACCTCTCGGAGATCCTGGCCGCGCTCGGCGCCGTGCCCGTGTCCATGCCCATGCCGGACGTGCCCGAGGCCGTGCAGAAGGGCGTGGTCAAGGGGCTCCTGACCTCCTTCGAGGTGCTGAAGGACATGAACTTCGCGGAGATGTGCCGCTACGAGACCGTGACCAACCTGCCGGTCTACCCCTTCGCCGTGATCATGAACAAGCGCGCCTGGGCCTCGCTGCCCAAGGACGTGCAGAAGGTCATCGACGACCTCTCGCTCGAGCAGGCCGAGTGGACCGGCACGTACTGGGACGAGCACGTGAAGGAAGCGCTGGACTGGTCCAAGCAGAATTTCGGCATCGCGGTCTACAGGCTGTCTCCCGAGGACAAGGCGACCATGAAGAAGGAGATCGCCCCGCTGGTGGACAAGTGGAAGCTCGAGGCGACCAAGGCGGGCCTGCCCGCGGACGCGATCCTGAAGGATATCGAGGCGGCCAAGACGGCCAACGAAGCCAAGTACGGCGGGGAATAGGCCGGACACGGCAGCACCCCGCGCAACCGGCAAGCGGCAGGGTCGCCCGGCGCGCCGCGCGCACGATGATGCGCGCGGGCGCGCGCCCGGCGGCCCTCGCCCGTTTCGGAGCTGAGACGACGTGACGGCAGCATCCATCCGCTCTTCCAGGAGCGCCCCCCTGGGCGCCCTCCTGCGCCTGCGCGCCCTGGCGTGCAACGCCCTGGCCGCCGTGGCGGGCGTCGCGGTCCTGGCCATGGTCGCCCTGGCCTGCGCCAACATCGCGGGCCGCGTCTTCGACCATCCCGTCGAGGGCTCCTACGAGCTCATGGGCTTCTTCGGCGCCGTGGCCGCGGCCTTCTCCCTGGGCTACTCCCAGCTGGCCAAGGGCCACATCGCCGTGAACATCCTCGACGAGCGCATCCCGCCCAAGATCCGCCGCGCGCTGGACGCCGTCTCGGCCCTCTTGAGCGCGGCCTTCTTCGCCGCCGCGGGCTACGAGGTCATCGACCTCGGCAACTTCATGGTTTCCACCGGCGAGCTCTCCGAGACCCTGCGCATGCCCTACTACCCCTTCGTCTGGGCCGTGGGCGGCGGCTGCCTGGTCATGGCCCTGGTGCTGCTCGTGGACTTCCTGACCGTGCTCTGCCCGGCCGCCGGGTCCGGAAGCGGCGGCAGGGCGGACTGCGGGGCAGGCGCCCCCCATGCGGAGGCGCGGTCGTGAACATGATGCTCGAGGGCGTCGGCGGCATCGGCCTGCTCATGGCCGTGCTCTTCCTCCTGCGCATGCCCGTGGGCTTCGCCATGGCCGCCGTGGGCTTCGCCGGGCTGTGGCACGTCATGGGCCTGCCCGCGGCGCTCGGGCTCGCGGGCAACGAGATCTGGGAGAACTTCTCCTCCTACGGCCTCACTGTCATCCCGCTGTTCGTGCTCATGGGGCAGATCTGCTTCTACTCCGGGGTCAACCAGCGGCTGTACCGCACGGCCTACTGCTGGCTCGGCTCCATCCGCGGCGGCATGGCCATGGCCACGGTCATGGCCTGCGCGGGCTTCTCGGCCATCTCCGGCTCAAACTCCGCCACAGCCGCCACCATGAGCACCGTGGCCCTGCCGGAGATGAAGAAGTACGGCTACAGCCCCATCCTCTCCACCGGCGCGGTGGCCGCGGGCTCCACGCTCGGCGTGGTCATCCCGCCCTCGGTGGTCTTCATCATCTACGGCCTGCAGACCGGCACCTCCATCTCCAGCCTCTTCCTCTCGGGCGTCGTCCCGGGCCTGCTGCTGGTCACGCTCTTCCTGCTCATCATCGCCTGGATGTGCCGCCTGCACCCCTCCTGGGGACCGGCGGGCCCGGGCGTCACCTGGCGCGAGCGCCTGGCCTCCCTGTCCGGCTCGGCCGAGATGCTCGTGCTCTTCGCCCTGGTCATGGGCGGCATGGCCTTCGGCCTGTTCACCCCGTCCGAGGCGGGCGCCGCGGGCGCGGGCCTGTCCATCCTGCTGA
This genomic interval carries:
- a CDS encoding TRAP transporter substrate-binding protein, which codes for MRTLVAVLAAAVLAAGLAVATPASAARVLSYANFPPASTVPCIQMERWAKELEKRTNGAVSVQTYPGGTLLTAKNMFRGVQTGQADIGCISMSYQPGAFPFSFAMSQPLGFSSAAAASVTLWQMYVKYHPEEFKDVKVVAMFTSAPSNLMAKEPIKTLADLKGMEIRGAGNLSEILAALGAVPVSMPMPDVPEAVQKGVVKGLLTSFEVLKDMNFAEMCRYETVTNLPVYPFAVIMNKRAWASLPKDVQKVIDDLSLEQAEWTGTYWDEHVKEALDWSKQNFGIAVYRLSPEDKATMKKEIAPLVDKWKLEATKAGLPADAILKDIEAAKTANEAKYGGE
- a CDS encoding TRAP transporter small permease, with amino-acid sequence MTAASIRSSRSAPLGALLRLRALACNALAAVAGVAVLAMVALACANIAGRVFDHPVEGSYELMGFFGAVAAAFSLGYSQLAKGHIAVNILDERIPPKIRRALDAVSALLSAAFFAAAGYEVIDLGNFMVSTGELSETLRMPYYPFVWAVGGGCLVMALVLLVDFLTVLCPAAGSGSGGRADCGAGAPHAEARS
- a CDS encoding TRAP transporter large permease; protein product: MNMMLEGVGGIGLLMAVLFLLRMPVGFAMAAVGFAGLWHVMGLPAALGLAGNEIWENFSSYGLTVIPLFVLMGQICFYSGVNQRLYRTAYCWLGSIRGGMAMATVMACAGFSAISGSNSATAATMSTVALPEMKKYGYSPILSTGAVAAGSTLGVVIPPSVVFIIYGLQTGTSISSLFLSGVVPGLLLVTLFLLIIAWMCRLHPSWGPAGPGVTWRERLASLSGSAEMLVLFALVMGGMAFGLFTPSEAGAAGAGLSILLNAATGKLGPKGLWVAVMDTLRVSCMIFVIIMGAVIFGRFLAVTRLPFDVADTVGHLNMPGWGVMIVISVIYLLGGMIMDALALLLITLPIFFPLAQALGFDPVWFGAFICVLTTMGAISPPVGIASYVVAAMSPGVSLAEVFRGGNWFLLGFAVCLALMLMFPGIVLWLPGLAA